CTTTGATCCAAGACGTAGAAATACCCGCCGGCAAATACGTCCCCTCTGGTGCAATCATCACCAATCAACAACAAGCAGACCGCTTGCCCGATGTCCAAGAAAGTGACATGAAATTTTCTCGTCATATTATTGGCATCAACGAGGCTCTGCGGGCCGGCTACCGCTGCGCTCAAGATGCAAGCTGCATCACCGACGTTCGCCAGGAAACCCCCAGCCAAAGCAGCAACGGCTCAGCCAAGCCTCACAACAGCAGCAGTGCGGGCCAAAATAACAGCGATCTGGCCGGTCAAGTCAGACAATTGCTGTCCAAAGGCTATCGCCTTAGTGCCGAATACGCAGACGAGCGCCGCTTCCAAACATCATCTTGGAAAAACTGCGCTCCGATCAGCACAACTTCGGAAAACGAAGCCCTCGCAGCGTTGGACGCTTGCCTTGCTGAGCATCGTGGTGAGTATGTGCGCTTGATTGGCATTGACCCGAAAGCAAAACGCCGCGTCGTCGAAACCATCATCCAGCGTCCCGGTTCTGCCGCCCCCAAAGCCAGCACCAGCGCATCACCGGCACCTGTGGCTGCAAAACCAGCCGCACCGTCAGCCAACCCAGACTTTCAACAACAAGTGCGTGAACTCTTGGCCCAAGGCTACAAAATTGGAGCCGAATATGCCGATGAGCGCCGCTTCCAGACTTCTTCTTGGAAAAGCTGCGGTTCGATCACCGGCAAAAATGAAGCCCAAGTTTTGGCAACCTTACAAGGTTTCTTAGCCGAGCATAGCGGTGAATATGTCCGCTTGATTGGCATCGACTCCAAAGCCAAACGCCGCGTCGTCGAAACCATCATTCAGCGTCCAGGTTCTTCAGGCTCCAAAGCCAGCACAGCACCGGCAGCCAGCAAGGGTGCAGCCACATCAGCCGCTACCCCCGCAGTCAGCGGCGACTTGCAACAACAAGTCCGTCAGTTATTGGCCCAAGGCTACAAAATTGGAGCCGAATCTGCCGATGAGCGCCGCTTCCAGACTTCCTCGTGGAAAAGCTGTGGTTCGATCACCGGCAAAAGCGAAGGCGAAGTCTTGGCAACCATTCAAGGCTTCTTAGCGGATCATAGCGGTGAGTATGTCCGCTTAATTGGTATCGACTCCAAAGCCAAACGCCGCGTCCTCGAAACGATCATTGCTCGCCCCAACGATAAAGGCAGCAAACCAGCCGCCACCGTTGCCCCGGCGACAAAACAAGCTTCCTTTTCATCGACTGCAACCAGCAGTAATGGTGTAGGCGGCGAACTGATTGACCAAGTGCGGCAACTTCTGGCCCAAGGATATCGCATTGGAACGGAACACGCGGACGAGCGCCGCTTCCAGACTTCTTCTTGGAAAAGCTGCTCTCCGATTGATTCCAAAGTCGAAGCCGAAATTGTCTCAGCACTACAAGGTTGCTTGAACGAACACAGCGGCGAATATGTCCGCTTGATCGGCATTGACCCCAAAGCAAAACGCCGCGTCCTTGAGACGATCATCCAGCGTCCGACCGCCGGCGCTCGTCGTTAAGGGTAGTGAGGAATGGGTAATTGGTAATTGGTATTTCACCAATTCACCAATTCACCTTTTCAGCTAACTCTGTAAATCACCATCAAAAAATGTGAATGATTCTCATGCACTTGCCGCTACAGCGACCGATTAGCAACGCTCAGTATTTTGTTAGTGGCGATGTGGTGATTGATGAGTGTGCGGCGATTGCTCCTGGTGCGATTCTGCAAGCTGATGCTAACAGCCGACTGGTTATTGGGGCCGGCGTTTGTGTCGGCATGGGGGCTATTCTTCACGCCCATCAAGGTAAATTAGAAGTGGAGGCGGGCGCGACCATCGGAGCCGGTGTTCTAGTTATCGGCGCCGTCACAATTAAAGTAAATGCCTGTGTCGGGGCCTGCTCTACGATCATTAATACCAATTTGGAGCCTGAGCAAGTCGTGCCGGCAGGTTCGGTACTAGGCGATAACAGCCGCCAGGCTTCTCTCACAGTAAATAAAGTAGAAGAAAGCAAAATTGCCCAAGAAAATATATCTAATGCAACAAGCGAAAATGTGAGAGAAGAACCGGTGAGCGCCAGCCCACCAGAAGCGCCAGTTTTGGAAGAACCGGCAAAAGAACAAGAGTCGCCTGCTCCTGAAAAGGCGGCGGAAACTCAGCACACATTGTATAGTCACCGTCACTTAAATCGGCTGATGGGTACGCTGTTTCCCCAAGGAAATTATTTTTCCCGTCCCTCACAAAACGGCTCATCACCGGCAAATTAGTATAAAACAAAAACCTGGTCGGGGCCCCATAGAGGGTTAAGAACCCCGTCCTTCGTCCAGGTGTCCCCCAGTCCCTCTTGCCGGCACTTATAATAAGGTAGGGGACTGGGTAAATACATCTATGAAACCACCAGAGCTCCTCGTTAAGCCCGCTTCTAAGCGGCAGTTTTTACCAATAGTTTTATCTAAATTTTAAATATGGGACAGTCAAGAAAGCAGCTACCCTCTGCCCCTGGTTCGCAACCGGCCCAGTGGACAGACCCGCTCAGAGAAACGGCACTGGGTTTAGTGTCTACCCAGAGTTTTCCCGCCATTGTCGGGACGGCAGATATGATGTTGAAGTCCGCTCGCGTGACTTTGGTGGGATATGAAAAAACCGGCAGCGGCTATTGTACGGCTATTGTGCGAGGACGCATTGCTGATGTGCGCCTTGCTGTGGAAGCTGGGGCTGATACGGCGGAACAGTTTGGGCAGTTGGTTTCTAAGTTGGTGATTGCTCGTCCTTTGGGGAATTTAGAGGCTATTTTTCCAATTGGTAGCCGGTTGACCGATTTGGCCCAAGAGCAAGGGAACAACCGCTTGAGTAATTTGGCGGTGGGTTTGCTAGAAACACGGGGCTTTCCGGCAATGGTAGGGGCTGCTGATGCAATGCTGAAATCAGCAGATGTGCAATTGGCATCTTATGAAAAAATCGGCGGCGGTTTGTGTACTGCTATTATCCGGGGTCGCGTCGCGGATGTGGCGGTGGCGGTTGAAGCGGGGATGTATGAGGCCGAACGTATTGGCGAGTTTAGCAGCTTGATGGTGATTCCGCGTCCTTTGGATGATTTGGAGAAGACTTTGCCGGTGGCGAGTTGCTGGATCGAAAAACCCAAGCAGGTAATGTTGCCGGTCAGTATCCAAGAAAAAGAAAAACAAGCACAACCGGTTCTGGTGGAGTTGCCAGACTTGGCGCAGTTGCCGGCCCGCGTTGAACCAGAAAAAGAAAAAGAATTAATTGAGCTACCGGATTTAAAAAAGTTACCTCATCTGAGAGAATAAAATAATGAGTTAACTGAGTGGCAGCAGCGGAAGAGAAAAAGCGCCGCACCGGCCATGCGATTGAATTGCGAGGCATCGCGGTTAGGGGTTCCTACAGATAACCTATAACCGGAACGGAGTGGAGGGGTTTTACTCCGCCAACAATTCATAACAGAGCTTGGCGACGCGATTAAGGAAGGGGACTTACGCTCGTAAGATTAACTTGATAATAACTTGCTATTTTCATAAGTAAAAGACACCATTTTTGATTATGATCATAGAGTAGAGTCTATGATAGCGTTCAGGAGTACGTCCCTTGAAGCAAGCAACGCTTCATCAACTGAAGGTCTTTGAAGCAGCGGCCAGACACGGAAGTTTTACCCGCGCTGCTGAAGAGTTATTTTTGACCCAGCCGACGGTTTCAATGCAGGTTAAGCAATTGACAAAAGCGGTGGGGTTGCCTTTGTTTGAGCAGGTTGGTAAGCGGCTCTATTTAACCGATGCCGGTCGGGAGTTGCTGTTAACTTGCCGCGAAATTTTTGAGCGGATCGCTCAGTTTGAAATGACTGTGGCGGATATGAAAGGCTTAAAGCAAGGGCAATTGCGCTTGGGGGTGGTGACAACGGCCAAGTATTTTGTGCCGCGAATTTTGGGGCCGTTTTGCCGACGATATCCGGGGATTGACGTTTCTTTGCAAGTGACTAACCACGAGCAATTGATAGATCGTCTGGCCGATAACCGTGATGATTTGTATATCCTCAGCCAACCGCCGACTAATTCGGATATTTTTTGCCACCCCTTTTTAGAAAATCCCCTAGAGGTTATGGCAAGCCGCGATCATGTTTTGGCGGGAGAAAAAAATATCCCCCTCGAACGTCTTGCAGAGGAACCGTTTATTATTCGGGAACCAGGCTCAGGCACTCGCGGCTCTGTGCAAAAAATGTTTGAGGAACGCAACATTAAATTGAAAGTGCGGCTGGAATTAGGAAGTAATGAAGCGATCAAACAAGCGATTGCCGGTGGTTTAGGAATTTCGGTGCTGTCTCGTCACGTTTTAGCGCTGGAGGGGAGCACAAGTCAGTTAGTTATTTTAAATGTAGAAGGCTTTCCGATTCGCCGGCACTGGTATGTTATTCACCCAAATGGCAAGCAGTTATCAATAGTGGCTCGGACATTTTTTGAGTATTTGCTGGATGAAGGTAAACGGGTTGCGGAAGCAACCGCTGCGCTGCGAGTTACGGACTAAGCAATACTGAGGGGTTGATGCAATACCGGCCTCCCCTCTCTTTTTCTTTTTTTGGCATGAATACTCAGCAATTTAGCAGTAGTTAATATTTTCTATTTTCTCAATATAACTTCTTATCTCGGTGATCCCCATTTAGTTTATAACAATAAATCTCTAGCTTGCTTGTTTGAAAATTTAATATTTCTTAAAGATTATCTTATTTCTAAAGATGGATACAAAGGGCTAATAAAAATCCTTACCATTAGTATCTGATGGGTTTAAAAAAAGGTTTAAGGAGTCAAACAGATGAGTAGCGCAAAGATATCTTGTCCCTGCTGTGGTGGTTTTCAAGTTTTGCGCCACGTCCGACAAAAGCATATTTATTTGTTTTGTATGAATTGCAGGCAGGAACTGCCGCTGAGTATTGCAAGTATTCAACCAAGTTGGGTTAGAGAAAAATTGCCGGTGTAAGGATATAAATTTTTTTTAAAAGGCAGAGGTAAACAAAGAGTCTCTGAGAGGTTTTTTCTTTGCTTACCTCTGGGAAAACCTCTGCTTCTGAGGCTGTCCAAAATAAATAGTTTTGCTGCAAAGAGTAACCGACCTGATAAAATCATAAAGAATTTATGAGAGGTGGGGAGAGTTAATTTTGTTAGCAGCATTACTTTACGGGAAGGAAGATTTGCGGTTGGAGAGTGTGCCTGATCCCACACCTGCAAAGGGAGAAGTGGTGATTCAGGTGGCGGCGGCGACAACCTGCGGTACGGATTTGAAGGTGTGGCGGCGCGGCGGTCATGCGAAAATGTTAAAACCACCTACCCTGTTTGGACATGAGGCGGCTGGGGTGATTGTGGCGGTGGGTGAAGGTGTGAGCGGTTGGCGGACTGGTGATCGGGTGGTGGCGAATAATTCCGCACCTTGTATGGAGTGTTTTTTTTGTAAGAAAGATGAGTTTTCTTTGTGTCCTAATTTGACTTGGAATAATGGGACGTTTGCGGAGTTTTTACGGGTGCCGGCGGCAATTGTTCGGCATAATTTGTTGAGAGTTTCTGATCAAGTTCCGTTTGCTTTGGCTTCGATGACGGAACCGCTTGCGTGTGTTTTGCATGGCGTGGCTCGTTCAAATGTGAAGCGAAAAGATAAGGTAGTTGTGATTGGTGATGGTGCGATTGGTTTGATGTTTGTGGCGGCGTTGGTAAAGTGGGAAACGGAGATATTTTTGTTTGGTGGAAATGATACGCGCTTGGAAATTGGTAAAAAGTTAGGTGCGTCGCAGGTTTTTAATTATCACAAGTTAGGGGATGATAGCGGTGGAATTGCCGGAATTGTTAAAGATTTAACCGAAGGTTGGGGTGCAGATGTGGTGATTGAGGCTACTGGTGTGCCTTCGGTTTGGGAAACGGCAATTGCTTGTGGTCGTCCGGGTGCAACGATTAATTTATTTGGGGGTTGTCCGAAGGATACAACGATTACTGTAAATACTGAAGAGTTACATTACAGTGAGTTGACGTTAAAAGGTGTGTTTCATAATACGCCGAAATATGTGCGGGAGGCGTTAGATTTGTTGACAAGTCGGACAATTCCTTTTGAGTTGTTGATTAGTGAACACCGGCCTTTGAAAGATTTGGAGCAGGTGTTTTGCGATATGCGTGATCGTAAGGCGATTAAGGTGGCGATTGAACCCGTTAGCAATTAACTTAACTGTGAGGGGGGATCTTTAGCTGCTCACTGTTCATTTTTTAAACATTCTGTACAGAACACTTAGTCAAATTCCATAACCATGAATTTTATGTTTTTTAAGAAATCAGAATCTCGAAATCCTTGGTCTTTTATCCCTACGCTTTATTTTGCTCAAGGCTTGCCTAATGTAATTATTACGGGAGTTTTAGATATAGTTTATAAGACAATGGGGATAGAAAATGATCAAATTACAACCTGGACAAGTTTGCTGAATTTTCCCTGGACGCTCAAAATGTTTTGGGCACCTTTTGTCGATATTTATTTAACCAAAAGGAAATGGATTATTTTTACTCAGTTATTAATGGTAGGCTGTTTATTTGCAGCGGGTTTTTCCTTGCAACTTCCAAGTTTCTTTTTTCTATCTTTATCCCTTTTTGCAGTTGCAGCGTTTATTTCTGCTACTTATGATATTGCGGCGGATGGATTTTATATGTTGGCGTTGAGTCCGGAACAGCAAGCGCTATTTGTAGGAATGCGTAGCGTGTTTTTCCGAATTTCCATGATTTTTGCGACAGGTTTTTTGGTGATTTTTGCCGGCCAACTTCAGGAAACTTTGGGCAATATTCCTTTAAGTTGGACTCTGACGCTGTGCTTGGCGGCGATAATTTATGGGGGTACTTTCATTTATCACCACTTTGTTTTACCTTATCCTAGGGTAGATTTGCCGAGAGTTCAAAATCCAGAAGCTTCAGAAGTAACGCCTTATTCGGAAATAATAAGTTCATATTTTCGGAAGTACAAAATAGTGGCTATTTTGGCGTTTATTTTGTTATATCGGTTTGCGGAAGTAATGCTGGGGAAAATAGGAAAATTATTTTTGCTAGATGAGGTTGCTAAAGGTGGTTTAGCGCTCTCGACGAAAGAAGTAGGTAGTATTTACGGAACTTTTGGGGTGGCTTCTTTGTTGGTTGGTGGTGTTTTGGGGGGAATGTTTATTTCAAAATATGGTTTAAAAAAGAGCTTTTGGCCGATGGCTTTGGCTTTGAATTTACCTAATGTTTTTTATGTGTATATGGCTTATGTTCATCCGCCGATACAGTGGGTGTATTTGTTGGTATCTATTGAGCAATTTGGATATGGTTTTGGTTTTACGGCTTTTATGGTGTATTTGATGTATATTTGCACAGGTGAGTACAAAACTTCTCACTATGCGGTATCGACTGGGTTGATGGCTTTTGGAAAGATGTTTGCTGAATATATAAGTGGCCCAATTCAAATGAACGTGGGGTATCCAGTATTTTTTATTATTGTCTGTTTGCTGACTATCCCTGGAATGCTAACAATATTATTTATTCCCTTCAATGAAGAAAGAACACGGCAAGAAACTTAACAAAGAGGAGAGATGCTAGGTTTTTAGCGAAGGAGGTTCGGTCTAAGTAAAAAAACGATTAAAATTGAAATGATGATGCCAAACACTGGTTTTATTTAAGTCTGTACACTTAGCTGCGGTCGGGGGCGCTACGATGACTCAACCACAAAATCCAAATAATGATTTACCTTGGCAAATTGCTGGGAAAATTGCCTACTTTCCTTTGTTTCACGAGGGTTCTTTGGTGGGGTTTTGCCGGCGGGAGTATGTGGCGGGAATTATCAATAAATTGAATGATGAGCCAAAGTTACGAAAGGCTCTTGAGATGGCTTGTTCGGATTTGGTGGCGAATTATCCGGGGGATAAGCGTAAGAAAATTGAGGAGTTAATTCAAAAATATTTGCTTTTGGCAGACCGGCCTCGTTATGGCAGTCGGGCGATTGCGGCTATGTTGCGGGAACGGCAAATAGAGTTAAATGTTTCTGATCCTGAGTTTTATCGTTTTTGTGAGTCTTACCGGCTTTCTGTGCAAGAGTTGCAAGAAATTTATGGGGGGGAGGAGGTGGTGAATAGTCAGCTTGTCCCCCTTTCGCGTATTTTGGGGGTGCCGGTGGAGGAGTTGGTGGAAGTGCGGGATGGGCCTAAAAAAATGTAAATTCTCGCTAAAATATTTGCTCAAAAAAACCTATCTCTTCCCCTTTAAAATGCCAGGAAAGAGAGGTGAGGTTAGTGTTTGTTGAGCTAATTTTAATTTAATGGGGTTGGCAAGGTGTCGGGGTAATTGGAATTGGGTTAATGGGAATTTCTATGATAAACTCTGTGCCTTTTCCTAAGACAGAGTTACAGGTAAGAACGCCGTGATGTTTTTCGACAATAATTTGATAGCTAATGGATAATCCTAAGCCGGTGCCGGCGCCGACTGGTTTGGTGGTAAAGAAAGGGTTAAAAATGCGTTCTTTTAGTTCGTCGCTCATACCTCCTCCGTTGTCGGCAATGTGGATGACTGCTGATGGGGGAGTCGAGGGATTTTCGCTGTTTAATGGTAATTTGACTTCTGTGGTGATTTGAAGGGTGGGTAGGAAGTTGGAAGAGAGTTTGATTTTTTCTTCTAAAGCATCAATGGCATTGGAAACAATGTTCATAAAAACTTGATTTAACTGCCCTGGATAGCATTGAATGAGGGGTAAGTTGGCATAGTTTTTGATGATTGGGATGGCTTTTCGGTTTTGCTGTTCTTTGAGCCGGTGTTGCAAGATCATTAAGGTACTGTCGATACCGGAATGAATGTCTGCTTCTTTCATTTCGGCTTCGTCGAGACGGGAGAAGTTTCGCAGAGACAAGACAATTTCTTTGATGCGGTTTGCGCCTTCTTGCATGGATCTGAGCAACTCCATAAAATCATCTTTAATAAACTCAAAATCAACGGCTGCCATTTCTTCTGAAATTTCTTCGGGTGGCGTAGGAAAGTGCTTTTGATAAAGCCCAATAATCCTCAGCAAATCTTCAGTATAGGAAGTGGCAGGGAGAATGTTACCATAGATAAAATTAACGGGGTTATTAATTTCGTGAGCCACCCCAGCCACCAACTGACCTAAACCAGCCATTTTTTCTTGTTGTACGAGTTGAGATTGGGCATTTTTTAACTTATTGAGGGTAATTTCTAATTCTTCTGCTTTTAATCGTTCTCGCGTTTCCGACTCCCGCAGTGCTAACTCTGCTAATTTGCGCTCGATCAGTTCATTTTGAGCTTGTTCAAAAAGGGTTGATTGCTGGATAGCGATGGCTAGTTGGACGCTAATTTCTTTGAGACATTCAATTTCAAAAGATTGCCAAGGGCGCTCGCTACGGCAGTGATGAG
Above is a genomic segment from Ancylothrix sp. D3o containing:
- a CDS encoding BMC domain-containing protein, which gives rise to MGQSRKQLPSAPGSQPAQWTDPLRETALGLVSTQSFPAIVGTADMMLKSARVTLVGYEKTGSGYCTAIVRGRIADVRLAVEAGADTAEQFGQLVSKLVIARPLGNLEAIFPIGSRLTDLAQEQGNNRLSNLAVGLLETRGFPAMVGAADAMLKSADVQLASYEKIGGGLCTAIIRGRVADVAVAVEAGMYEAERIGEFSSLMVIPRPLDDLEKTLPVASCWIEKPKQVMLPVSIQEKEKQAQPVLVELPDLAQLPARVEPEKEKELIELPDLKKLPHLRE
- a CDS encoding LysR family transcriptional regulator translates to MKQATLHQLKVFEAAARHGSFTRAAEELFLTQPTVSMQVKQLTKAVGLPLFEQVGKRLYLTDAGRELLLTCREIFERIAQFEMTVADMKGLKQGQLRLGVVTTAKYFVPRILGPFCRRYPGIDVSLQVTNHEQLIDRLADNRDDLYILSQPPTNSDIFCHPFLENPLEVMASRDHVLAGEKNIPLERLAEEPFIIREPGSGTRGSVQKMFEERNIKLKVRLELGSNEAIKQAIAGGLGISVLSRHVLALEGSTSQLVILNVEGFPIRRHWYVIHPNGKQLSIVARTFFEYLLDEGKRVAEATAALRVTD
- a CDS encoding MFS transporter — its product is MNFMFFKKSESRNPWSFIPTLYFAQGLPNVIITGVLDIVYKTMGIENDQITTWTSLLNFPWTLKMFWAPFVDIYLTKRKWIIFTQLLMVGCLFAAGFSLQLPSFFFLSLSLFAVAAFISATYDIAADGFYMLALSPEQQALFVGMRSVFFRISMIFATGFLVIFAGQLQETLGNIPLSWTLTLCLAAIIYGGTFIYHHFVLPYPRVDLPRVQNPEASEVTPYSEIISSYFRKYKIVAILAFILLYRFAEVMLGKIGKLFLLDEVAKGGLALSTKEVGSIYGTFGVASLLVGGVLGGMFISKYGLKKSFWPMALALNLPNVFYVYMAYVHPPIQWVYLLVSIEQFGYGFGFTAFMVYLMYICTGEYKTSHYAVSTGLMAFGKMFAEYISGPIQMNVGYPVFFIIVCLLTIPGMLTILFIPFNEERTRQET
- a CDS encoding ribulose bisphosphate carboxylase small subunit; this translates as MVAARRLAAPPTPWSRNLAEPKIHDSAYVHSFSKIIGDVKIGANVLVAPGTSIRADEGSPFSIGDNTNIQDGVVIHGLEEGRVIGDDGNSYSVWIGQRTSITHMALIHGPAYVGDDSFIGFRSTVFNSRVGKGCIIMMHALIQDVEIPAGKYVPSGAIITNQQQADRLPDVQESDMKFSRHIIGINEALRAGYRCAQDASCITDVRQETPSQSSNGSAKPHNSSSAGQNNSDLAGQVRQLLSKGYRLSAEYADERRFQTSSWKNCAPISTTSENEALAALDACLAEHRGEYVRLIGIDPKAKRRVVETIIQRPGSAAPKASTSASPAPVAAKPAAPSANPDFQQQVRELLAQGYKIGAEYADERRFQTSSWKSCGSITGKNEAQVLATLQGFLAEHSGEYVRLIGIDSKAKRRVVETIIQRPGSSGSKASTAPAASKGAATSAATPAVSGDLQQQVRQLLAQGYKIGAESADERRFQTSSWKSCGSITGKSEGEVLATIQGFLADHSGEYVRLIGIDSKAKRRVLETIIARPNDKGSKPAATVAPATKQASFSSTATSSNGVGGELIDQVRQLLAQGYRIGTEHADERRFQTSSWKSCSPIDSKVEAEIVSALQGCLNEHSGEYVRLIGIDPKAKRRVLETIIQRPTAGARR
- a CDS encoding zinc-binding dehydrogenase, giving the protein MLAALLYGKEDLRLESVPDPTPAKGEVVIQVAAATTCGTDLKVWRRGGHAKMLKPPTLFGHEAAGVIVAVGEGVSGWRTGDRVVANNSAPCMECFFCKKDEFSLCPNLTWNNGTFAEFLRVPAAIVRHNLLRVSDQVPFALASMTEPLACVLHGVARSNVKRKDKVVVIGDGAIGLMFVAALVKWETEIFLFGGNDTRLEIGKKLGASQVFNYHKLGDDSGGIAGIVKDLTEGWGADVVIEATGVPSVWETAIACGRPGATINLFGGCPKDTTITVNTEELHYSELTLKGVFHNTPKYVREALDLLTSRTIPFELLISEHRPLKDLEQVFCDMRDRKAIKVAIEPVSN
- a CDS encoding carbon dioxide concentrating mechanism protein — its product is MILMHLPLQRPISNAQYFVSGDVVIDECAAIAPGAILQADANSRLVIGAGVCVGMGAILHAHQGKLEVEAGATIGAGVLVIGAVTIKVNACVGACSTIINTNLEPEQVVPAGSVLGDNSRQASLTVNKVEESKIAQENISNATSENVREEPVSASPPEAPVLEEPAKEQESPAPEKAAETQHTLYSHRHLNRLMGTLFPQGNYFSRPSQNGSSPAN